A genomic segment from Desulfonatronum lacustre DSM 10312 encodes:
- the malQ gene encoding 4-alpha-glucanotransferase: MIRNRSSGILLHVTSLPSRYGVGDLGPEARNFADFLAASGQRYWQMLPLNPTSPVHGNSPYSSDSAFAGNPLLISPEDMVRDGLLRPDDLRNIAEIPVDRVKYATAREIREVLLAKAFADAGVRPEIQRAVAAFRAEQGVWLEDFALFRALKAHFQGRPWTEWPEDARRRDALALDGYRNTLQNEIDLICFQQFVFFQQWRALRASCRDRCVELIGDVPIYVNEDSVDVWANPELFKLDDQLRPRVLAGVPPDYFSETGQLWGNPVYDWQRMERGDFAWWVRRIRRNVELFDLVRLDHFRGFVACWEVPAGHETAMHGQWAEVPAQAFFRTLAEAFDPLPLIAEDLGTIDDAVRDVMREFKLPGMKILLFAFGPDLPTNPYAPHNHVQNCYVYTGTHDNNTVRGWFEEEADAETLARVDAYLGASCTSEIVATAFVRMGMQSVADVAIFPLQDILGLGAASKMNVPGVANGNWSWRMPPEVLSDLEGGVRKKLLDMTTLYGRGSES; encoded by the coding sequence ATGATCCGAAACCGATCCAGCGGCATCCTGCTGCACGTTACGTCTCTGCCTTCGCGGTACGGCGTGGGCGACTTGGGGCCGGAGGCCAGGAATTTCGCGGACTTTCTGGCGGCCTCCGGACAGCGCTACTGGCAGATGCTGCCCTTGAACCCCACGTCTCCGGTGCACGGCAACTCTCCTTACAGCAGCGACTCGGCCTTTGCCGGAAACCCTCTGCTGATCAGCCCGGAGGACATGGTCCGGGACGGCTTGCTTCGCCCGGACGATCTTCGAAACATCGCCGAGATTCCCGTGGACCGGGTCAAGTACGCCACGGCCCGTGAAATTCGGGAGGTGTTGCTGGCCAAGGCGTTTGCCGATGCGGGCGTGCGACCCGAAATCCAACGGGCCGTTGCGGCATTTCGCGCCGAACAGGGTGTCTGGTTGGAGGATTTCGCTCTGTTTCGAGCCTTGAAAGCCCACTTCCAGGGTCGCCCCTGGACGGAATGGCCGGAGGATGCGCGGCGACGAGATGCCTTGGCATTGGACGGCTACCGCAACACGCTTCAAAACGAGATAGACCTGATCTGTTTCCAGCAGTTCGTTTTCTTTCAGCAGTGGCGGGCCTTGCGGGCATCATGCCGCGACAGATGCGTGGAACTGATCGGCGACGTGCCCATCTATGTGAACGAGGACAGCGTGGACGTCTGGGCCAATCCGGAGCTGTTCAAGCTTGATGATCAGCTTCGGCCCCGTGTTCTGGCCGGGGTGCCTCCGGACTACTTCAGCGAGACCGGTCAGCTCTGGGGCAATCCGGTCTATGATTGGCAGCGGATGGAGCGGGGCGATTTCGCCTGGTGGGTGCGGCGCATCCGGCGCAACGTGGAGTTGTTCGACTTGGTTCGTCTGGACCATTTTCGGGGCTTCGTGGCCTGCTGGGAGGTTCCGGCCGGACACGAGACCGCCATGCACGGCCAGTGGGCCGAGGTTCCGGCCCAGGCTTTTTTCCGGACCCTTGCCGAAGCCTTTGATCCTTTGCCGCTGATTGCCGAGGATTTGGGAACCATCGACGACGCGGTGCGCGACGTGATGCGGGAATTTAAGCTGCCGGGGATGAAGATCCTGCTCTTCGCCTTTGGTCCGGACCTGCCCACGAATCCGTATGCTCCGCACAACCACGTTCAAAACTGTTACGTCTATACCGGTACCCACGACAACAACACGGTGCGCGGTTGGTTCGAGGAAGAGGCCGATGCGGAGACCCTGGCCCGTGTGGACGCCTATCTCGGCGCTTCCTGTACCTCGGAAATCGTGGCCACCGCCTTCGTGCGCATGGGCATGCAGTCCGTGGCGGACGTGGCCATCTTTCCACTGCAAGACATTCTGGGTTTGGGAGCAGCGTCAAAAATGAACGTGCCCGGCGTAGCCAACGGCAACTGGTCCTGGCGGATGCCCCCGGAGGTGTTGAGCGACTTGGAAGGCGGGGTTCGCAAAAAGCTCCTGGACATGACGACCTTGTATGGAAGAGGCTCCGAATCCTGA
- the fliW gene encoding flagellar assembly protein FliW, with amino-acid sequence MVQKKERVIHSRVGPLHVEQDRLILFPKGLVGFEAQRDFALVRLREDSAFFLLQSCTDPQLGLMVADPYVYVPDYRIKISTVEQELLRLRNIREAVVLVTVTIPPGKPEDAILNLVGPLVINIRLRRGMQVPQNQLRHPPRLHLAGGGQTGEGPPCEPS; translated from the coding sequence ATGGTCCAGAAAAAAGAAAGAGTAATTCATTCCCGGGTCGGGCCGCTGCATGTAGAGCAGGATCGCCTGATCCTGTTCCCGAAGGGGTTGGTGGGTTTTGAAGCGCAACGGGATTTCGCCCTGGTCCGATTGCGGGAGGACTCGGCCTTCTTTTTGTTGCAGAGCTGTACGGATCCGCAACTGGGCTTGATGGTCGCCGACCCCTACGTGTACGTGCCGGATTACCGGATCAAGATCAGCACGGTGGAGCAAGAACTGTTGCGGTTGAGGAACATTCGCGAGGCCGTGGTCCTGGTCACGGTGACCATCCCGCCGGGCAAGCCGGAAGACGCGATCTTGAACCTGGTCGGCCCCTTGGTCATCAACATTCGCCTCCGCCGGGGGATGCAGGTCCCGCAGAACCAGTTGCGGCACCCTCCGAGGCTGCATCTGGCCGGCGGCGGTCAAACAGGCGAAGGACCGCCATGCGAACCTTCATAA
- a CDS encoding L,D-transpeptidase Cds6 family protein, producing the protein MKYISCLAALCVLFWSATPLFSAPSGLETAQEFFAEERVADAYQAIQGHLQRHPKDTQGLFLKGVILERLGRFSEAMEVYHDLIERHPELPEPYNNLAGLLAAAGRFEEAKDTLQRALETHPSYATAHQNLSRIYSAMASSAYRRVLGKDDERILVRLDPLEELSGTPDMPLPAATLYVASVAPHGPASVVESPPLLPSPAAPGPSPEPIAAAPKAASEAAPEATPEITPTTSPQSSPASAAEFVVPEAPEPSTEPVLEPVPEPVSEPVVEPAPEPVAPRPATPEQVIVPAPEPVPAPTAPAPPSVTPPAPPASEAPAPRPSPDTVKAAITDVVLNWANAWASQNVEAYLSFYSGNFQPERGLSLAQWREQRRTRVAAPPFINVTLSNIVVTILDENAAQVRFAQRYRSNVINDEVSKELQLRKEGGQWRITRERLLPRS; encoded by the coding sequence ATGAAGTATATTTCCTGTCTGGCCGCGTTATGTGTTCTGTTTTGGAGTGCCACTCCCCTGTTCTCGGCTCCTTCCGGTCTGGAAACGGCCCAGGAATTTTTTGCCGAAGAGCGAGTCGCCGACGCCTACCAGGCCATCCAGGGCCACCTCCAACGCCATCCTAAGGATACTCAAGGATTGTTTTTGAAAGGTGTCATTCTAGAACGCCTGGGGCGGTTCTCCGAAGCCATGGAGGTCTACCACGATCTGATTGAACGTCATCCGGAACTGCCCGAGCCCTACAACAATTTGGCTGGTCTGCTGGCGGCCGCGGGGCGGTTCGAGGAGGCCAAGGACACCCTGCAACGGGCCCTGGAGACGCATCCCAGCTATGCCACGGCTCATCAAAATCTGAGCCGGATTTATTCGGCCATGGCCAGCAGCGCGTACCGCCGGGTCCTGGGCAAGGACGACGAAAGGATTCTCGTGCGTCTCGACCCGTTGGAAGAACTGTCCGGTACCCCGGACATGCCGCTGCCCGCGGCGACCCTTTACGTGGCCTCAGTCGCCCCTCATGGTCCCGCATCAGTGGTGGAGTCTCCACCACTTCTCCCCTCTCCGGCGGCCCCTGGACCTTCCCCGGAGCCAATCGCGGCCGCGCCAAAAGCCGCGTCGGAAGCCGCACCAGAAGCCACCCCGGAAATCACGCCGACCACCAGTCCACAGTCCAGCCCTGCGTCGGCAGCCGAATTCGTTGTCCCTGAGGCTCCCGAGCCGAGCACTGAGCCTGTACTTGAGCCCGTACCTGAGCCGGTCAGCGAACCTGTTGTCGAACCGGCTCCCGAACCCGTCGCACCCCGGCCGGCGACTCCGGAGCAGGTGATCGTTCCGGCACCTGAACCCGTCCCGGCTCCGACGGCCCCAGCTCCTCCGTCCGTAACCCCTCCCGCGCCACCGGCCTCTGAAGCCCCCGCGCCGCGTCCCAGCCCCGATACCGTCAAGGCGGCCATCACCGACGTGGTGCTGAACTGGGCTAATGCCTGGGCGAGCCAGAACGTAGAAGCATACCTGTCTTTTTACAGCGGAAATTTTCAGCCCGAACGCGGGCTCAGTCTGGCGCAATGGCGAGAACAGCGCCGGACACGGGTGGCTGCTCCGCCCTTTATCAATGTGACCCTTTCCAATATCGTCGTCACCATTCTGGACGAGAACGCGGCTCAGGTTCGCTTTGCCCAACGCTACCGATCCAACGTGATCAACGATGAGGTGTCCAAGGAATTGCAATTGCGCAAGGAAGGCGGCCAGTGGCGGATCACCAGGGAGCGCCTGCTGCCGCGATCATGA
- a CDS encoding L,D-transpeptidase family protein, with product MEELLAKGHGLSITREPEVFLLNALENVQRERLDQAQVLLEDLIRDNPDFRLAQLVYADVLAARAGALRGLGAGVVPDEELAGLADEVRRRWLYYQQRPNNGALLPSNLVALGESEPYALVVDLELSRMYVLANIGDGLRIVDDYYVSGGKEGPEKHREGDRRTPLGVYFIQEHIPGSRLPNLYGWGAFTLDYPNPLDRRLGKTGHGIWLHGNPTGTFSRPPQDSDGCVTMHNKDLEALAPLLKHGNVPVVIARRVSWADPGDLDMTREEMLDMLEAWRSDWESLNTDAYLTHYSRDFRSGSQNHAAWARHKRRVNAGKSEIRVHLTNVNLFEYPEAPGVMVATFFQDYWSDNFQSSSRKRQFWRHEADGQWRIIYEGTY from the coding sequence GTGGAGGAACTTCTGGCCAAGGGGCATGGGTTGAGCATTACCCGAGAACCAGAGGTGTTTCTGCTCAACGCCTTGGAGAACGTGCAGCGTGAGCGCCTGGACCAGGCCCAGGTCCTGCTGGAGGACCTGATTCGGGACAATCCGGACTTCCGTCTGGCCCAACTGGTCTATGCCGATGTTTTGGCGGCTCGGGCCGGGGCGTTGCGCGGGCTCGGAGCGGGGGTTGTTCCTGACGAGGAACTGGCCGGGCTGGCGGATGAAGTCCGTCGGCGATGGCTGTACTACCAGCAACGGCCGAATAACGGCGCGCTGTTGCCGTCCAACCTGGTCGCCCTGGGTGAGAGCGAGCCGTACGCCTTGGTCGTGGATCTGGAACTGTCCCGGATGTACGTCTTGGCGAATATAGGCGACGGGTTGCGCATTGTGGACGACTATTACGTGTCCGGAGGCAAGGAGGGCCCGGAGAAGCACCGGGAAGGCGACCGACGGACGCCTTTGGGCGTGTATTTCATTCAGGAGCATATTCCAGGAAGCCGTCTTCCCAATTTGTATGGCTGGGGGGCCTTCACTCTGGATTATCCCAATCCGCTGGACCGTCGATTGGGTAAGACCGGGCACGGAATTTGGCTGCACGGAAATCCCACTGGGACGTTCAGTCGTCCGCCCCAGGACAGCGACGGGTGCGTGACCATGCACAACAAGGACCTGGAAGCCCTGGCTCCGTTGCTCAAGCACGGTAATGTCCCCGTGGTCATCGCCCGGCGAGTGTCCTGGGCTGATCCGGGGGACTTGGACATGACCCGCGAGGAAATGCTGGACATGCTGGAAGCGTGGCGTTCAGATTGGGAAAGTCTGAATACCGACGCTTATTTGACGCATTACTCACGGGATTTTCGAAGCGGGTCCCAGAACCATGCCGCCTGGGCGCGACACAAGCGGAGGGTCAACGCCGGAAAAAGCGAAATTCGGGTCCATCTGACCAACGTCAACCTCTTTGAATACCCTGAAGCTCCTGGAGTCATGGTGGCCACTTTTTTCCAGGATTATTGGAGCGATAATTTTCAGTCCTCTTCCCGCAAACGTCAGTTTTGGAGGCACGAAGCCGACGGCCAGTGGCGCATCATCTACGAAGGAACGTACTGA
- a CDS encoding DVU0524 family FlgM-associated protein → MTIRPFQVQNMLRVYDQHLDQGRRMARYRMLLQRASPGDVINLSQDARRKQLVEKIATEIMDSLMVSGSNNPVVLDIKRDLQREFGFDMEFRYLPLEPEMQILRKNGEERVEVTGEEKTTILERFWRITLDKVSETML, encoded by the coding sequence GTGACCATTCGGCCGTTCCAAGTTCAAAACATGCTTCGCGTCTACGACCAGCACCTGGACCAGGGGCGGCGAATGGCGCGATATCGCATGCTGCTCCAGCGGGCTTCGCCGGGGGACGTGATCAATTTGTCCCAGGATGCCCGTCGCAAGCAGTTGGTGGAGAAGATCGCCACCGAGATCATGGACAGCCTGATGGTCTCCGGGAGCAACAATCCCGTAGTCCTGGACATCAAACGGGATCTGCAACGGGAGTTCGGCTTTGACATGGAGTTTCGGTATCTTCCTCTGGAGCCCGAAATGCAGATTCTGCGCAAGAACGGTGAAGAACGGGTCGAGGTCACCGGTGAGGAAAAAACCACTATTCTTGAACGCTTCTGGCGCATTACCCTGGACAAAGTCAGCGAGACGATGCTGTAG
- the flgL gene encoding flagellar hook-associated protein FlgL gives MRVSHRNIYANVLSYMNRSLSGLVELNLQASSQKKINRPSDDPIGMSRVLSYRDSMASMAQYRKNIDTAQGWNGLADENLIQVNVVISRLKELAQQAATGTLSGDNREQISFEARQLYSQLITLSNASYEGKYIYSGHKTDTLAFREALFAQSNDGSIASNHIREIAGGSTSTVLVQFLDDGTVGAADLDYRYSKDGGKTWLEGTLPQSVAPGDAVVMDLGGVQVTLTPGSVVTGTAPDNPNDTNGTWLWVRPTAVYQGDDENSIAVEHFGPTATADLDPEATGVFKKNVNVRVDSVAGGNVNYSYSTDGGRSWVEGNTAPANGSPSLPVPGGFLNLDDDPTGGDQFVIRPNRALMHVEISQNETIQINNIGMDVFGGLYNGQPVELRGKMSSNLFETVGKLVGYLETNTQQGAQEALDDLTDVQSHISTYLAGVGARRNRLDITDNILYGLQLNASERKSSIEDVDVAELMTQMHMQQITYEAVLKSSTTIMRMSLVNMM, from the coding sequence ATGCGTGTCAGCCATCGAAATATCTACGCAAACGTCCTCAGTTACATGAACCGGTCGCTTTCGGGCTTGGTCGAGTTGAACCTGCAGGCATCCAGCCAGAAAAAGATCAACCGACCCTCGGATGACCCCATCGGCATGTCCCGTGTGCTCTCCTACCGGGATTCCATGGCCTCCATGGCCCAGTATCGGAAGAACATCGATACGGCCCAGGGCTGGAACGGCCTGGCCGACGAAAACCTGATTCAGGTCAACGTGGTCATTAGCCGACTCAAGGAGCTTGCCCAACAAGCCGCGACGGGCACGTTGTCGGGGGACAATCGGGAACAGATCTCCTTTGAGGCCCGCCAGCTTTACAGCCAGCTGATCACCCTTTCCAACGCATCATATGAAGGCAAATACATCTACTCCGGCCATAAAACCGACACGCTGGCGTTTCGGGAGGCTTTGTTCGCTCAGAGCAATGATGGCAGTATCGCATCAAATCACATTCGCGAAATCGCTGGTGGATCAACCTCAACAGTTCTGGTGCAATTCCTTGATGACGGAACAGTTGGAGCAGCCGATCTCGATTACCGATACTCCAAAGATGGCGGGAAAACTTGGCTTGAAGGCACCCTCCCTCAGTCTGTAGCCCCAGGTGACGCAGTTGTGATGGATCTTGGCGGTGTCCAGGTGACGTTAACCCCCGGCTCTGTGGTGACGGGCACGGCCCCAGACAATCCGAACGACACCAACGGCACTTGGCTGTGGGTCCGGCCGACCGCCGTTTACCAGGGAGATGACGAAAACAGCATCGCGGTGGAACACTTCGGCCCCACGGCAACGGCAGACCTTGATCCTGAGGCAACCGGTGTTTTCAAGAAAAACGTCAATGTCCGGGTTGACTCCGTTGCCGGTGGCAACGTCAATTATTCCTACAGCACGGACGGCGGACGCAGTTGGGTGGAGGGGAATACGGCTCCTGCGAACGGTAGCCCATCCCTCCCGGTTCCCGGTGGTTTTCTGAACCTTGACGACGATCCGACTGGAGGCGACCAATTCGTCATCCGCCCCAACCGTGCCTTGATGCATGTCGAAATATCCCAGAACGAAACCATCCAGATCAACAACATCGGCATGGATGTCTTCGGCGGGCTGTACAACGGTCAGCCGGTGGAGCTGCGCGGCAAGATGTCCAGCAATCTTTTTGAAACCGTCGGGAAACTGGTTGGATATCTGGAGACGAACACCCAGCAGGGTGCTCAGGAAGCCCTGGACGATCTGACCGACGTACAGAGTCACATCTCCACCTATCTGGCCGGAGTGGGAGCGCGGCGGAATCGGTTGGATATCACGGACAACATTTTGTACGGATTGCAGTTGAATGCATCCGAGCGCAAAAGCAGCATCGAAGACGTGGACGTGGCCGAGTTGATGACCCAGATGCACATGCAACAGATCACCTACGAAGCCGTGTTGAAATCCTCCACCACCATCATGCGCATGAGCCTGGTCAACATGATGTAA
- the flgM gene encoding flagellar biosynthesis anti-sigma factor FlgM produces the protein MQIKNLIDTFRPAENRDVGNKPTRGGPASGASTQQSDRVTLSAGAQTLRAAMTAAQAGSGVRTERVEQLRHQVETNTYEMNSRRTAEKLVEQESGLWERSV, from the coding sequence ATGCAAATCAAAAATCTCATTGATACCTTTCGTCCCGCGGAAAATCGGGATGTCGGCAACAAGCCAACCCGTGGCGGGCCTGCTTCGGGAGCCTCGACTCAGCAGAGCGACCGGGTCACCCTCTCCGCCGGTGCCCAGACCCTACGCGCCGCGATGACCGCTGCCCAAGCCGGTTCCGGGGTGCGCACGGAGCGGGTCGAGCAGCTCAGGCATCAGGTGGAGACCAATACCTACGAGATGAACAGTCGCAGGACCGCCGAAAAACTGGTGGAACAGGAAAGCGGCCTCTGGGAACGGTCGGTTTGA
- the csrA gene encoding carbon storage regulator CsrA yields the protein MLILTRKAGESLYLGDDIKVTVLRVQGNQVKLGFDIPRDLTVHREEVYLRIKEENLMAARATEQDFFMATELWSRKKKE from the coding sequence ATGCTTATTTTGACCCGAAAAGCGGGGGAAAGCCTGTACCTGGGCGACGACATCAAGGTCACCGTGCTCAGGGTCCAGGGCAATCAGGTCAAGCTGGGGTTCGACATCCCCAGGGATCTGACCGTGCATCGGGAGGAGGTCTATTTGCGGATCAAGGAAGAAAATCTGATGGCCGCGCGGGCCACGGAGCAAGACTTTTTCATGGCGACGGAATTATGGTCCAGAAAAAAGAAAGAGTAA
- the glgB gene encoding 1,4-alpha-glucan branching protein GlgB: MNHVIPGVSLFTETDSYLFKEGRHFRLYDKLGSHPMEVDGRWGALFAVWAPNAERVSVIGDFNDWNHDAHVLHPRWDGSGIWEGFIPDVHPWQLYKYHIRSRHHLYSTDRADPFARHTEIPPNTSSVVWDLKYQWHDDQWMRERGLRNALHAPQSVYEVHLGSWQRVPEESNRYLTYRELATRLTGYVREMGFTHVEFLPVMEHPFYGSWGYQTLGYFAPTSRFGPPQDFMYLVDQLHQNGIGVILDWVPSHFPGDGHGLAYFDGTHLFEHSDPRQGYHPDWNSYIFNYGRNEVRSFLISSALFWLDKYHIDGLRVDAVASMLYLDYSRENGEWIPNRYGGRENIEAIEFLRALNEAVYTNFPDTQTAAEESTAWPMVSRPTDAGGLGFGMKWNMGWMHDTLDYLSLDPVHRRHHHNQLTFSIWYSFAENFILPMSHDEVVYGKGSLLNKMPGDDWQKRANLRLLFGYMFGHPGKKLLFMGAEFGQWSEWAHEQSLQWHLLHQPEHDGLRRWVQDLNHLYRAEPALYELDFDQNGFSWVDCNDADQSVISFLRRGACTQDLILVVANYTPVPRENYRVGVPRGGFWREIMNSDAQEYGGGGMGNMGGVEASPLPSHGQYSSLALTLPPLGVVFFKSDGPDDGDVVCRNELYAEIPESPTVDFFLKKLS, encoded by the coding sequence ATGAACCACGTCATTCCCGGCGTCAGCCTGTTTACGGAAACGGATAGCTATCTCTTCAAGGAAGGCCGACATTTCCGGCTTTACGACAAACTCGGCTCCCACCCTATGGAAGTGGACGGACGTTGGGGAGCCTTGTTCGCGGTATGGGCTCCCAATGCCGAGCGGGTCAGCGTGATCGGGGACTTCAACGACTGGAATCACGATGCCCACGTGCTGCACCCACGCTGGGACGGCTCCGGCATCTGGGAGGGGTTCATCCCGGATGTCCATCCGTGGCAGCTCTACAAGTACCACATTCGATCCCGGCATCATCTGTACAGCACGGACCGGGCCGACCCCTTCGCCCGGCACACCGAGATTCCCCCGAACACGTCCTCCGTGGTCTGGGACTTGAAGTACCAGTGGCACGATGATCAGTGGATGCGTGAACGCGGGCTGCGCAACGCCCTGCACGCGCCCCAATCCGTCTACGAGGTCCACCTGGGATCCTGGCAACGGGTGCCCGAGGAGTCCAACCGTTATCTGACCTACCGCGAATTGGCCACCCGGTTGACCGGGTACGTCCGGGAGATGGGCTTCACCCACGTGGAATTTCTGCCGGTGATGGAGCATCCCTTCTACGGCTCCTGGGGCTACCAGACCCTGGGGTATTTCGCGCCGACCTCCCGGTTCGGTCCGCCCCAGGACTTCATGTACCTCGTGGACCAACTCCACCAGAACGGAATCGGCGTGATCCTGGACTGGGTGCCCTCGCATTTTCCCGGAGACGGACACGGCCTGGCCTATTTCGACGGCACCCATCTTTTTGAACATTCCGACCCCCGTCAGGGCTACCACCCGGACTGGAACAGTTATATCTTCAACTACGGTCGCAATGAAGTGCGCTCCTTCCTGATCAGTTCGGCCCTGTTCTGGCTGGACAAGTATCATATTGACGGGCTGCGGGTGGACGCCGTGGCCTCCATGCTCTACCTGGACTACTCCCGTGAGAACGGGGAATGGATTCCCAACCGGTACGGCGGGCGGGAGAACATCGAAGCCATCGAGTTTTTGCGCGCCCTGAACGAGGCCGTGTACACCAACTTTCCGGATACCCAGACCGCTGCGGAGGAATCCACGGCCTGGCCCATGGTCTCCCGGCCCACGGATGCTGGAGGCTTGGGGTTCGGCATGAAGTGGAACATGGGCTGGATGCACGATACCCTGGACTATTTGTCTCTGGACCCGGTGCATCGCAGGCACCATCACAACCAGCTGACTTTCAGCATCTGGTATTCCTTTGCCGAGAACTTCATCCTGCCCATGTCCCACGACGAAGTGGTCTATGGAAAGGGATCGCTGCTGAACAAAATGCCTGGGGATGATTGGCAAAAACGAGCCAACCTGCGGCTTTTGTTCGGGTATATGTTCGGTCATCCCGGCAAGAAGCTGCTGTTCATGGGCGCGGAATTCGGGCAGTGGTCCGAATGGGCCCACGAGCAGAGCCTGCAGTGGCATTTGCTGCACCAACCGGAACACGATGGCTTGCGGCGTTGGGTGCAGGACTTGAATCATCTTTACCGGGCCGAGCCGGCCTTGTATGAACTGGATTTCGACCAGAACGGGTTTTCCTGGGTGGATTGCAACGACGCGGATCAGAGCGTGATCAGCTTCCTGCGTCGAGGCGCCTGCACCCAGGATCTGATCCTGGTGGTGGCCAACTACACCCCGGTGCCCCGGGAAAACTACCGGGTCGGGGTGCCTCGGGGCGGGTTCTGGCGGGAGATCATGAACAGCGACGCTCAGGAATACGGAGGCGGCGGCATGGGCAACATGGGCGGCGTGGAAGCCTCTCCCCTGCCCAGCCATGGCCAGTACTCCTCTTTGGCTTTGACGTTGCCGCCGCTGGGCGTGGTGTTTTTCAAGAGCGACGGTCCCGACGACGGGGACGTGGTGTGCCGGAACGAACTTTACGCCGAGATTCCGGAGTCGCCCACCGTGGATTTTTTTCTCAAGAAGCTGAGCTGA